A window of Fretibacterium sp. OH1220_COT-178 contains these coding sequences:
- a CDS encoding Nif3-like dinuclear metal center hexameric protein, with protein MRVRELLERVGEVAPFSLAADWDNVGLMIGDPDLEVRRLGVALDALPETLDEAADRGCEALLTHHPLFFAPIKSLDLSHGPGRVVRTAVQRGMAVLAAHTNWDSAEGGVSWELARLLGLKGTSVLDPLSGLGVCGTLPEPLPAAEVLARIKRAWGLTWINGYLPKSCSILRVALCGGAGAEFWTAARSVGADLFVTADVKYHTLLDADRGGMPVAVVDHAEMERATLGELARRLAEPGGLETVLIESGGLSSPLRL; from the coding sequence ATGAGGGTTCGGGAATTGCTGGAGCGGGTCGGAGAGGTGGCGCCATTCTCCCTGGCGGCGGACTGGGACAACGTCGGGCTGATGATCGGCGACCCCGACCTTGAGGTCCGAAGGCTTGGTGTGGCCCTCGACGCACTTCCCGAAACATTGGACGAAGCTGCGGATCGGGGATGCGAAGCCTTGCTGACTCATCACCCTTTGTTCTTTGCTCCGATCAAAAGCCTGGATCTTTCCCACGGGCCGGGGCGTGTCGTGCGGACCGCCGTGCAGCGTGGGATGGCGGTCCTTGCGGCGCATACCAACTGGGACTCTGCGGAGGGGGGCGTAAGTTGGGAGCTGGCTCGGTTGTTGGGGCTGAAGGGGACCTCCGTTCTCGATCCCCTGAGCGGTCTGGGCGTCTGCGGAACGCTGCCCGAGCCCCTGCCGGCCGCCGAAGTTCTTGCTCGAATCAAGAGAGCCTGGGGTCTGACCTGGATCAATGGCTACCTCCCGAAGTCTTGTAGTATACTGCGAGTGGCGCTTTGCGGGGGGGCGGGGGCGGAATTTTGGACCGCCGCCAGAAGTGTCGGCGCCGATCTCTTCGTCACCGCCGACGTGAAATATCATACCCTGCTGGATGCGGACCGTGGGGGAATGCCCGTCGCGGTGGTCGATCACGCGGAGATGGAGCGGGCGACTTTGGGAGAACTCGCGCGGCGTCTCGCGGAACCGGGAGGGCTGGAGACGGTCCTGATCGAGTCGGGAGGGCTTTCGTCGCCGCTGCGGCTTTAG
- a CDS encoding YicC/YloC family endoribonuclease yields the protein MFLSMTGFGRATREFSWGAVTFELTSVNHRYQDFSVRLPRELASLESRMLSSLRSLVRRGKVRLSAEIAWNPGAKNPVLDEEALLFCFERIEALSKERGLEAPSGLTAFLSLPGICDTPRFAEGADLDPEVWDGLLKEAVLSLMEMKRSEGSKLLAVVEEDLRNFEGVTALLAERWKSSSAEALENLRTRIEKVTERFGLDLDESRVAQEVSLLSDRWDVTEELARLAAHISKFRQTANGNISEGRKLDFLIQEMNREVNTMGSKVGDAEFRWGVVEAKSCLERIREQIQNVE from the coding sequence ATGTTTTTAAGTATGACGGGGTTCGGCCGTGCGACCCGGGAATTTTCCTGGGGGGCCGTGACCTTCGAGTTGACGTCGGTCAACCATCGCTATCAGGATTTTTCGGTACGTCTGCCCCGCGAACTCGCATCCTTGGAGAGCCGCATGCTTTCCTCCCTGCGCTCTCTCGTGAGACGGGGGAAGGTTCGCCTCTCTGCGGAGATAGCCTGGAATCCGGGGGCCAAGAATCCGGTTCTGGACGAGGAGGCGCTTCTGTTCTGTTTCGAGAGGATCGAAGCCCTGTCCAAGGAGCGCGGACTCGAAGCTCCATCCGGCCTGACCGCATTCCTTTCCCTGCCGGGGATCTGTGATACCCCCCGCTTTGCGGAGGGGGCCGATCTAGACCCCGAGGTATGGGACGGCCTGCTGAAGGAGGCCGTACTGTCGCTCATGGAGATGAAGCGCTCCGAGGGATCGAAGCTGCTGGCGGTGGTCGAGGAGGACCTGAGGAACTTCGAAGGGGTGACGGCGCTTCTGGCCGAGCGATGGAAGAGCTCCTCCGCCGAAGCTCTGGAGAACCTCAGGACACGGATCGAAAAGGTGACGGAGCGTTTTGGCCTCGATCTGGACGAGTCCCGTGTTGCCCAGGAGGTCTCCCTTCTGTCCGACCGTTGGGACGTTACGGAGGAGCTGGCCCGATTGGCCGCCCATATCTCCAAATTCAGGCAGACGGCCAACGGCAACATCTCCGAGGGGCGCAAGCTGGACTTTTTGATTCAGGAGATGAACCGAGAGGTCAACACGATGGGCTCCAAGGTCGGCGACGCGGAGTTTCGGTGGGGGGTCGTCGAGGCAAAATCCTGCCTCGAAAGGATCCGCGAGCAGATTCAGAACGTGGAGTGA
- a CDS encoding ferredoxin has product MKIFLDRSACIGCGVCTQISPECFVLDEGSGTAKVLKEETEDPSVREAETGCPVGCIRVE; this is encoded by the coding sequence ATGAAAATATTCTTGGATCGGTCGGCGTGCATCGGTTGTGGTGTCTGTACTCAGATCAGTCCGGAGTGTTTCGTCCTGGACGAGGGATCGGGTACGGCAAAAGTCCTGAAGGAGGAGACCGAGGACCCTTCCGTCAGAGAAGCGGAGACCGGTTGCCCCGTCGGTTGCATTAGGGTCGAATAA
- a CDS encoding M23 family metallopeptidase: MLWPVDGAVSSGFGKRGRRAHHSGIDIPMPKGTPIRAAKDGVIKQVVSAKSRGFRGYGNVVVIDHGNGLSTLYAHCLKYQVKKGQRVRQGETIGTVGRTGRATTNHVHFEVRVHGKPVNPIPYLLPRH, translated from the coding sequence ATGCTTTGGCCCGTGGACGGGGCCGTCTCCTCGGGATTCGGAAAACGCGGCAGGCGCGCTCACCATTCGGGCATCGATATTCCCATGCCCAAGGGGACACCCATTCGGGCTGCGAAGGATGGCGTGATCAAACAAGTTGTCTCCGCCAAGTCACGGGGCTTCAGGGGATATGGAAATGTAGTGGTCATCGATCACGGCAATGGGCTTTCCACGTTGTACGCACATTGCCTGAAATACCAGGTCAAAAAGGGCCAGCGGGTACGCCAAGGGGAAACGATCGGCACCGTTGGACGTACCGGGCGAGCCACAACCAATCACGTCCATTTCGAGGTCCGGGTTCACGGTAAACCCGTCAACCCCATTCCCTATCTGCTTCCCAGACACTAG
- the hflX gene encoding GTPase HflX — MVGLSLPDREDSPEVLLEELRLLLASLGIESVGSVMQRRDKPDPACLIGRGKAEDVRLFCLARGARYVVVDERLSPIQKSNLEKLTGATVWDRPFVIMKIFERRAVTAEARLQVELALTRYEIPHLKGLGLQMSRTGAGIGTRGPGETEFERHRRRLERRVREITRKLENVRRQRRLVRDRRRKRGIPTISLVGYTNSGKSTLLRTLSGDVSILAEDRLFSTLDTSVRRIVLPGGGAVLFSDTVGFIRNLPPALVAAFRATLEEVREAELLLMLLDASDPEAMATYEVIVDTLTDIGCEAIPRILVLNKLDAVSPEDAESLALWLRAKGEDVAGVSALHGEGLRELLKSVERMLASRNEWFTRPASFDALTFPER, encoded by the coding sequence TTGGTCGGGCTTTCGCTTCCGGATCGGGAGGATTCCCCCGAGGTGTTGCTGGAGGAGCTCAGGTTGCTTTTGGCTTCCCTGGGCATCGAGTCGGTGGGAAGTGTCATGCAGCGTCGGGACAAGCCCGACCCCGCCTGTCTGATCGGCAGGGGAAAGGCGGAGGATGTGCGTCTCTTTTGTCTTGCGCGCGGGGCCCGTTACGTCGTGGTCGACGAGCGGCTCTCTCCCATCCAGAAGAGCAATCTGGAGAAACTCACGGGCGCTACGGTTTGGGACCGCCCGTTCGTCATCATGAAGATCTTCGAACGGCGAGCGGTTACGGCGGAGGCCCGCTTGCAGGTCGAGTTGGCCCTGACCCGCTACGAGATCCCGCATCTCAAAGGGCTGGGGCTCCAGATGTCGCGGACAGGCGCGGGAATCGGTACCCGGGGCCCGGGAGAGACGGAGTTCGAACGCCACCGACGTCGGCTGGAACGGCGGGTTCGGGAGATCACGAGGAAACTTGAGAACGTCCGGAGGCAGCGCCGGCTCGTTCGGGACCGACGGCGCAAACGGGGGATTCCGACCATCTCCTTGGTTGGATACACGAACAGCGGAAAGTCGACGTTGTTGCGGACGCTTTCCGGGGATGTCTCAATTCTCGCCGAGGACCGGCTTTTCTCGACCCTCGACACGTCGGTGCGGCGTATCGTCCTTCCGGGGGGAGGCGCGGTGTTGTTCTCGGACACCGTGGGATTTATCCGAAACCTGCCGCCCGCCCTCGTGGCCGCTTTCCGGGCCACTCTCGAGGAAGTCCGCGAGGCGGAGCTCCTGTTGATGTTGCTGGATGCCTCCGATCCCGAGGCGATGGCGACCTATGAGGTGATCGTGGATACTTTGACGGATATAGGATGCGAGGCAATACCTCGTATTTTGGTCCTCAACAAGCTGGACGCCGTTTCGCCGGAGGACGCCGAATCCCTTGCCCTGTGGCTGAGGGCCAAGGGCGAGGATGTTGCCGGAGTGAGCGCTCTTCATGGCGAAGGACTGCGGGAGCTCCTGAAGTCCGTGGAGCGGATGCTGGCCTCTCGCAACGAGTGGTTTACCCGTCCGGCCTCGTTCGATGCGCTGACCTTTCCCGAGCGCTGA
- the trpS gene encoding tryptophan--tRNA ligase: MKGRIVSGMRATGPLHLGHMAGALNNWVRLQNEYECYYFVADWHALTSNYAESANTAQFCYDTLLDWLAVGLDPERCAIFIQSHVPQHAELGWALAMITPLGWLYRNPTYKEQIENIKNKDLSTYAFLGYPVLMAGDILLYRANRVPVGEDQSAHLELSREIARRFNHFFGEGLLVEPQALLTETPKVPGTDGRKMSKSYGNALHISESPESMWNKLRVMITDPARIKKTDPGDPDKCPVWDLHKVFNPDMSEREEIAVGCRSAGIGCVDCKKRLNAHIQAMMAPIHDRRSRYANDRKLLDDILAHGAERARAAAQETMDSLYPAMGLLPAFSR, translated from the coding sequence GTGAAAGGACGGATCGTGAGCGGGATGCGGGCAACAGGCCCGCTGCATTTGGGGCATATGGCCGGCGCACTGAACAACTGGGTACGGCTTCAGAACGAGTACGAGTGCTACTATTTTGTGGCGGACTGGCATGCGCTGACCTCCAACTACGCCGAGTCCGCCAACACCGCTCAGTTCTGTTACGACACCCTGCTGGACTGGCTGGCCGTCGGCCTCGACCCCGAGAGGTGCGCCATTTTCATTCAATCGCACGTCCCGCAGCACGCAGAACTCGGGTGGGCCCTCGCCATGATCACCCCCCTGGGTTGGCTCTACCGCAACCCGACCTATAAAGAGCAGATCGAGAACATCAAGAACAAGGATCTGAGCACCTATGCGTTTCTGGGCTATCCCGTCCTCATGGCGGGCGACATTCTCCTCTACAGGGCGAACCGCGTTCCGGTGGGAGAGGACCAGAGTGCGCACCTGGAACTGAGCCGGGAGATCGCACGGCGCTTCAACCACTTTTTTGGCGAGGGACTCCTCGTCGAGCCTCAGGCTTTGCTGACCGAGACGCCCAAGGTTCCCGGGACCGACGGACGCAAGATGAGCAAGTCGTACGGCAACGCCCTGCATATCTCGGAGTCCCCCGAGTCGATGTGGAACAAGCTGCGCGTCATGATCACCGACCCGGCCCGCATTAAGAAGACGGACCCGGGCGATCCCGACAAGTGCCCGGTTTGGGACCTCCATAAGGTGTTCAACCCCGATATGAGTGAGCGCGAGGAGATCGCGGTAGGCTGCCGCTCCGCGGGGATCGGGTGCGTGGACTGTAAAAAAAGGCTCAATGCTCATATCCAGGCGATGATGGCGCCGATCCACGACCGGCGGTCCCGATACGCAAACGACCGGAAGCTTCTGGACGACATACTGGCCCATGGGGCGGAGCGGGCGCGGGCTGCGGCGCAGGAGACCATGGACAGCCTCTATCCGGCCATGGGACTTCTGCCGGCTTTCTCCCGATAG
- a CDS encoding pseudouridine synthase: protein MRLNAFLAACGVASRRKAEAVILAGRVRVNGKIILAPYFAVDPERDDVRCDDRKLALSVPVYVAMNKPVGVVCAVTDKYDPVVVDLLPDRLRRERVYPAGRLDRESEGLLILTNDGMLVQSVLHPSKNIRKGYEALLNIEINERQLERWRGGFEIEGRHIRPIALSLMEREPRGRWIEIVIGEGLKREIRTMANLAGFSVKTLIRRSIGAMFLRNLRAGEFIELSFSELYTKIFEGGAV from the coding sequence ATGCGCCTTAACGCTTTTTTGGCGGCCTGCGGCGTTGCGTCACGGCGCAAGGCCGAGGCCGTGATCCTCGCGGGCCGGGTTCGGGTCAATGGAAAAATTATTCTGGCTCCTTACTTTGCGGTCGACCCGGAGAGGGACGATGTGCGTTGCGACGACCGGAAGCTGGCCCTCTCCGTTCCGGTCTATGTGGCTATGAACAAGCCCGTGGGGGTGGTCTGTGCGGTGACGGACAAATACGATCCCGTAGTGGTGGACCTTCTCCCGGATCGCCTGCGTCGGGAGCGCGTCTATCCCGCGGGCCGGCTCGATCGGGAGAGCGAAGGGCTCTTGATCCTGACGAACGACGGGATGCTCGTTCAGAGCGTCCTTCATCCCTCCAAGAATATCCGTAAGGGCTACGAGGCCCTGCTCAATATCGAGATCAACGAACGGCAGCTGGAGCGATGGCGGGGGGGATTCGAGATCGAGGGGCGCCACATCCGTCCCATAGCCCTCTCCTTGATGGAGAGAGAACCTCGGGGACGGTGGATCGAGATCGTCATCGGCGAGGGGCTCAAGCGAGAGATCCGCACGATGGCCAACCTGGCCGGCTTTTCGGTAAAAACTCTGATACGGCGCAGCATCGGAGCCATGTTTCTGAGAAATCTTCGAGCCGGCGAGTTCATAGAATTGTCTTTTTCCGAACTCTACACTAAAATATTCGAAGGTGGCGCAGTATAG
- a CDS encoding hemolysin family protein: protein MMVYGSLILVALAAISAFFSLSEISLAASRRMKLNALANAGDARAARIIGFQEQPGLFFTTVQIGLNSVAILAGIVGDSFLAPMILKRLPDFLSPGLRGQVASAIPFVGVTLFFVLFADLIPKRIAMAVPEAVALRLIEGMRRVILVCGPLARVFNALSNAICKALRLPESRRDDITSDDLYAMVEAGTMAGLLRKQEKDLIDNVFELDVRTVTSAMTVRENVVYFDLHEEEAHIKDRIASAPHSTYIVCDKDIDHIVGCVDSKELLERFVKGQSLRLDSGFNIRPPLIIPDTLTLAEAMDQFKGRGENLAVVLNEYALVVGIITLQDIMLMLMGNLVGEEEQIIKRDESSWLLEGATPIDDVMRVFDIETFPESENYETIGGFLMYMLRRIPHRTDFIVYGGYKFEVMDIDNYKIDQILVTRLARPVEDAQ from the coding sequence ATGATGGTTTACGGTTCTCTAATTCTCGTCGCCCTAGCGGCGATCAGTGCCTTCTTCTCTCTTTCCGAGATCTCCCTGGCGGCATCCCGCAGGATGAAATTGAATGCGCTCGCGAATGCCGGTGATGCCCGAGCCGCTCGAATCATCGGTTTTCAGGAACAGCCGGGGCTGTTCTTCACCACCGTACAGATCGGATTGAACTCTGTGGCCATTCTGGCGGGAATCGTAGGGGATTCCTTTCTCGCGCCCATGATCCTGAAGAGGCTCCCGGATTTTCTCTCTCCCGGCCTCAGGGGACAGGTTGCCTCGGCGATTCCCTTTGTGGGGGTCACTCTTTTCTTTGTCCTGTTCGCCGATCTTATCCCCAAAAGAATAGCCATGGCGGTCCCCGAGGCCGTAGCTCTGAGGCTGATCGAGGGCATGCGGCGGGTTATCCTTGTCTGCGGGCCCCTGGCAAGGGTATTCAATGCCCTGAGTAACGCGATCTGCAAAGCCTTGAGACTGCCCGAGTCGCGCCGGGACGACATCACATCGGACGACCTCTACGCCATGGTCGAGGCGGGAACGATGGCTGGATTGCTGAGAAAGCAGGAAAAGGACCTGATCGACAACGTCTTCGAACTTGATGTACGCACCGTGACCTCCGCCATGACCGTTCGAGAGAATGTCGTCTATTTCGATCTCCACGAGGAGGAAGCGCATATCAAGGACCGAATTGCCTCGGCACCGCATTCCACCTACATCGTGTGCGACAAGGACATCGATCACATCGTCGGCTGCGTGGACTCCAAAGAACTTTTGGAACGCTTCGTGAAGGGACAAAGCCTTCGGCTGGACTCCGGATTCAACATTCGTCCGCCCCTTATCATCCCCGATACTCTGACCCTGGCCGAGGCCATGGACCAGTTCAAGGGCAGGGGCGAGAATCTGGCCGTCGTGCTCAACGAATATGCTTTGGTCGTCGGGATCATCACGCTCCAGGACATCATGCTGATGCTGATGGGGAACCTGGTGGGCGAGGAGGAGCAGATCATCAAACGAGACGAATCCTCCTGGCTTCTGGAGGGAGCGACCCCGATCGACGACGTGATGCGCGTGTTCGACATCGAGACCTTCCCCGAGTCGGAGAATTACGAGACAATCGGCGGCTTCCTCATGTATATGCTGAGGCGAATCCCTCACCGCACCGATTTTATCGTGTACGGCGGGTACAAGTTCGAGGTCATGGATATCGACAACTACAAAATAGATCAGATCCTGGTGACGCGCCTCGCGCGGCCTGTGGAGGACGCTCAGTGA
- the cmk gene encoding (d)CMP kinase, with protein MAWVLTIDGPAGAGKSSVARRLARRLNVRYLDTGAIYRALALSLDRRGVAPAETEELRRALRTISVELRGERVLVNGEDVSDAIRTPHVDGIVSAYSALGCLREALLDLQRDQERYGPLVAEGRDVGSVVFPEAPLKFFMTASPEARARRRYLELQRRGEAVSFEDILSRIRERDRIDSSREIAPLRCPEGAVLVDTSDMTEDEVLEHLERHVRDVLERKRGAP; from the coding sequence GTGGCTTGGGTCCTGACGATCGACGGTCCTGCCGGGGCGGGAAAGAGTTCCGTGGCCCGGCGGTTGGCCCGGCGGCTGAATGTTCGTTATCTCGATACGGGGGCAATTTATCGTGCGCTTGCCCTTTCGCTGGATCGGAGGGGCGTTGCCCCCGCGGAAACGGAAGAACTTCGGAGGGCGCTGAGAACGATTTCGGTCGAGTTGAGGGGCGAGAGGGTCCTGGTGAACGGGGAGGATGTAAGTGACGCGATACGGACTCCTCACGTGGACGGAATCGTCTCGGCCTACTCGGCGTTGGGTTGTCTGCGAGAGGCCCTGCTGGACCTACAGAGAGATCAGGAGCGGTACGGTCCCTTGGTTGCGGAGGGGCGCGATGTGGGAAGCGTAGTCTTTCCCGAGGCGCCCCTGAAATTTTTCATGACGGCCTCCCCGGAGGCTCGAGCCCGCCGGCGCTATTTGGAGCTGCAGCGAAGGGGCGAGGCCGTGTCCTTCGAGGATATTCTGTCGCGGATACGCGAGCGGGACCGTATCGACAGCTCTCGGGAGATCGCCCCTCTGCGCTGTCCGGAAGGTGCGGTGCTCGTCGACACCTCCGATATGACGGAGGACGAGGTTCTGGAGCATCTGGAACGACATGTTCGAGACGTCCTCGAAAGGAAAAGGGGTGCGCCATGA
- a CDS encoding segregation and condensation protein A, which produces MEGSARRETFEVSIEGFSGPLDLLCHLVESRQMQASRIKVAHLVRIYGAYLARTRSASVETIAEFFFMVAGLLLEKTRSLLPDLSEETSPDDEDSGLDEEALLETLARYRPYREAARWLWDRREAELRRFRRIVEDSDVPAAGELEYDIGDLYILSRIWWGLFERYTRTHRQERSRLWEEADAVDWDGVPEALPEESQIQSRIEELEERLTQESVLSLRLLCGAAGSVKLLVVTLLALLEMCRMGKISIEQENLFSDVKILAKN; this is translated from the coding sequence TTGGAAGGCAGTGCGCGGCGAGAGACCTTTGAGGTCTCCATAGAAGGGTTTTCCGGTCCGCTCGATCTGCTCTGTCATCTGGTGGAGAGCCGGCAGATGCAGGCATCCCGCATCAAGGTGGCCCACCTCGTCCGTATTTACGGCGCTTACTTGGCCCGCACGCGCTCCGCCTCGGTCGAAACGATCGCCGAGTTCTTCTTTATGGTGGCGGGGCTCCTGCTGGAGAAGACCCGCTCGCTTCTACCGGACCTCTCCGAGGAGACGAGCCCGGACGACGAGGATTCCGGTCTCGACGAGGAGGCCCTTCTCGAGACCTTGGCGCGCTACCGCCCCTACAGGGAAGCGGCACGATGGCTTTGGGATCGGCGTGAGGCGGAACTGCGCCGATTTCGGCGCATCGTCGAGGACTCCGACGTTCCCGCGGCCGGAGAGCTGGAATACGATATCGGGGACCTCTACATTTTGTCCCGAATCTGGTGGGGACTCTTCGAACGGTATACGCGGACCCACAGACAGGAAAGGTCAAGGCTGTGGGAGGAGGCCGACGCCGTGGATTGGGATGGGGTCCCCGAGGCTCTGCCTGAGGAATCCCAGATTCAGAGCCGAATCGAGGAACTGGAGGAACGGCTGACCCAAGAATCCGTCCTGTCGCTTCGTCTTTTGTGCGGGGCCGCAGGATCCGTCAAATTGCTGGTGGTTACGTTGCTTGCTCTCCTTGAGATGTGTCGTATGGGAAAGATCAGCATAGAGCAGGAGAATCTTTTTTCCGATGTCAAGATCCTTGCAAAAAATTGA
- the scpB gene encoding SMC-Scp complex subunit ScpB codes for MLAAQIEALLFLASSPVPEGEMRTVLGVSAGEVSSALSELSDHLGNSHGLVVRSVAGGWVLETNPHFAEVLALFRDSARKGRVRLSRAAVETLAVIAYNQPVTRAEVEELRGVRSERVIETLLSHGLIRIAGRKKASGSPLLYRTTPRFLEIFGLEAIADLPSLEELGELGADPLDDLTGSGEESSSEPAEYGEMTDAP; via the coding sequence GTGCTGGCAGCCCAGATCGAGGCTTTGCTCTTTCTCGCCTCTTCGCCCGTCCCGGAAGGGGAGATGAGGACCGTCCTCGGGGTGTCGGCAGGGGAGGTCTCCTCCGCGTTGTCGGAGCTGTCGGATCACTTGGGCAACTCGCACGGGTTGGTGGTTCGCTCCGTCGCCGGAGGGTGGGTTCTGGAGACCAACCCCCACTTTGCCGAGGTGCTCGCCCTCTTCAGGGATTCCGCCCGAAAGGGCCGCGTAAGGCTGAGCCGGGCCGCGGTCGAGACTCTGGCCGTGATCGCCTACAACCAGCCCGTCACGAGGGCCGAGGTGGAGGAGTTGCGCGGAGTCCGTTCCGAGCGGGTTATCGAAACCCTCTTGAGTCACGGATTGATACGCATCGCCGGGCGCAAGAAGGCCAGCGGATCGCCTCTGCTCTATCGCACGACGCCGCGCTTTCTGGAGATCTTCGGACTCGAGGCTATCGCGGACCTGCCGAGCCTGGAGGAATTGGGAGAGCTCGGGGCCGACCCTCTGGACGATCTCACCGGCTCCGGGGAGGAAAGTTCCTCGGAGCCGGCCGAGTATGGGGAGATGACGGATGCGCCTTAA
- a CDS encoding HDOD domain-containing protein, with protein MSEIDERSRELIKTRIINKMKEIKSFPQFVVETLRKLNDPTSSASDVAQSLSRDEGLVLRILKLANSAAYGMTRNISNISEAISLLGYKNVSNIVLAATVYSVMDKGLSGYALDRGELWRHSLTVAYASRYIAQTTGKVPPEEAYVGGLLHDIGKVVLNDYVRFGYGIIVKMVEEEQLPFTEAEFRVLGFDHAMVGAILVERWDLPEGYQHAVAYHHKPNELPEEHAQYQPLLDVVSVANAMCLMLGIGLGADGLQTYMFPEPLERLGVSNFESLMSDLVDFAGKAAQEMADMRGL; from the coding sequence GTGAGTGAAATCGACGAGCGTTCAAGGGAACTGATCAAGACACGCATCATCAACAAAATGAAGGAGATAAAATCCTTCCCTCAGTTTGTGGTGGAGACGCTGCGCAAGCTCAACGACCCTACAAGCAGCGCTTCGGATGTCGCTCAAAGCCTGTCCAGAGACGAGGGTTTGGTTCTGCGGATTCTGAAGCTGGCAAATTCCGCCGCATACGGAATGACGCGCAACATATCGAACATCTCCGAGGCAATATCCCTCCTTGGGTATAAAAACGTCAGCAATATCGTCCTGGCGGCTACGGTCTATTCCGTTATGGACAAGGGGCTTTCCGGGTATGCACTGGATCGAGGGGAGCTGTGGCGCCACTCTCTGACCGTGGCCTACGCATCCCGCTACATCGCGCAGACCACCGGAAAGGTGCCTCCCGAGGAGGCCTATGTCGGCGGGCTCCTCCACGATATCGGAAAGGTCGTCCTGAACGACTACGTACGTTTCGGATACGGAATCATCGTCAAGATGGTGGAGGAGGAACAGTTGCCGTTCACGGAGGCCGAGTTCCGCGTTTTGGGCTTCGACCACGCGATGGTGGGTGCGATTCTGGTGGAGCGGTGGGATCTTCCCGAGGGCTATCAGCATGCCGTCGCCTATCATCACAAGCCAAACGAGCTTCCGGAGGAGCACGCGCAGTATCAGCCGCTTTTGGATGTCGTCAGTGTGGCCAACGCGATGTGCCTTATGTTGGGGATCGGTTTGGGGGCGGATGGTCTCCAGACCTACATGTTCCCCGAGCCGTTGGAGCGGCTGGGGGTCTCCAATTTCGAGTCCCTGATGTCCGATCTCGTGGACTTCGCAGGGAAGGCGGCTCAGGAGATGGCGGACATGCGGGGCCTTTAG
- a CDS encoding lysophospholipid acyltransferase family protein: protein MRPNPWFYWLVRNTFRIALRIYNRCSVNWIEELDPDDRMIVACNHASNLDPVVIGAFFPRRLRYFAKEELFRSWFLGSAIRALGAVPVSRADNASAAGALKGFMKLYREGSDVLIFPEGGRSLDGQLQPLEGGVALIAMRERAPILPTYIRGSFDAMPPGLHFIRPAKITVTFGRPLRFPPEVYGSRDGRTVIMEELTAAMRSLESSAP, encoded by the coding sequence ATGAGACCCAATCCCTGGTTTTACTGGTTGGTCCGCAACACCTTCCGCATCGCGCTGAGGATATACAATCGTTGCTCCGTCAATTGGATCGAGGAACTCGATCCCGACGACAGGATGATCGTCGCCTGCAATCATGCCAGCAATCTCGATCCTGTCGTTATTGGGGCGTTTTTCCCCAGGCGGCTCCGCTACTTTGCCAAGGAGGAGCTTTTTCGTTCCTGGTTTCTGGGGAGCGCCATCCGGGCACTTGGGGCCGTACCGGTCTCTCGAGCCGATAACGCCTCCGCTGCCGGAGCCCTCAAGGGTTTTATGAAGCTTTATCGCGAGGGCAGCGATGTCCTGATCTTTCCGGAGGGGGGCCGGTCGCTGGATGGGCAGCTTCAGCCCCTGGAAGGGGGAGTTGCCCTGATCGCCATGCGCGAACGGGCCCCGATTCTTCCGACGTACATTCGTGGGAGCTTCGACGCCATGCCGCCGGGCCTTCATTTCATCCGCCCCGCCAAGATCACCGTGACCTTCGGGCGTCCCCTGCGTTTCCCTCCCGAGGTCTACGGGAGCAGGGACGGGAGGACCGTCATCATGGAAGAGCTGACGGCCGCAATGAGGAGCCTTGAGTCGTCGGCGCCCTGA